The Streptomyces albofaciens JCM 4342 genome has a segment encoding these proteins:
- a CDS encoding helix-turn-helix domain-containing protein has product MVNLSAFQKRRNELNLTYAQTASRCGRAESTVYRWLTGQSQMSVYDVVALAHALRIPFPDVVENLKNAVEGRAMAAEYRRSEAERSSTLKSASQADARHFVDMRRRAA; this is encoded by the coding sequence ATGGTCAACCTGTCCGCCTTCCAGAAGCGCCGCAATGAGCTGAACCTGACCTATGCGCAGACGGCTAGCCGGTGCGGCCGTGCCGAGTCCACCGTTTACCGGTGGCTCACCGGCCAGAGTCAGATGTCCGTGTACGACGTGGTGGCGCTGGCTCACGCTCTCCGCATTCCCTTTCCCGATGTGGTGGAGAACCTGAAGAACGCCGTTGAGGGCCGTGCAATGGCCGCCGAGTACCGGCGGTCCGAGGCCGAGCGCTCCAGCACGCTGAAGTCCGCCTCACAGGCTGACGCACGCCACTTCGTGGATATGCGGCGTCGCGCCGCCTAA
- a CDS encoding P22 phage major capsid protein family protein: protein MREAINNNDIATSNMVAGASVAMLGAELVLGKTVFRDAEADFQGGHGSTVRIRVPKSIAPKKFEGSMDAIAQRITEQTVSLTLDTYAANPVDLTAEDMTLNVQDFTTQVVMPQTVGLAEYIEQTVASEFQKKIDTTTTTDGALVIDPATPRNAITSAGAVLDKARATGGARWLVVDPDIKKVLLDDPNLSQVADAGDSGDALREATIGKLYGFNVVMSPFIKGALAYTGHAYAVAIKAPSVPMGLVGKSVKDEHGQSYAMTWHMSYNPDSDKERSVCKTFIGVTEIDSVRSVGLKLKAS, encoded by the coding sequence ATGCGTGAAGCCATCAACAACAACGACATTGCCACTTCCAACATGGTGGCCGGTGCTTCTGTCGCCATGCTCGGGGCAGAACTGGTTCTCGGTAAGACCGTGTTCCGTGACGCCGAAGCCGACTTTCAGGGCGGCCACGGTTCCACCGTGCGTATCCGTGTGCCAAAGTCCATAGCCCCGAAGAAGTTCGAAGGCTCCATGGATGCGATTGCCCAGCGCATTACCGAGCAGACCGTCAGCCTTACGCTCGACACCTATGCGGCTAACCCGGTCGATCTCACCGCAGAGGACATGACGCTAAATGTCCAGGACTTCACCACGCAGGTGGTGATGCCGCAGACCGTCGGCCTTGCCGAATACATCGAGCAGACGGTTGCCAGCGAATTCCAGAAGAAGATCGACACCACGACCACCACTGACGGGGCACTCGTCATCGATCCGGCCACCCCGCGCAACGCAATCACTTCGGCCGGGGCCGTTCTGGACAAGGCCCGTGCGACCGGGGGTGCTCGTTGGCTTGTGGTGGACCCGGACATCAAGAAGGTGCTTCTTGATGACCCGAACCTTTCCCAGGTTGCGGACGCCGGTGATTCCGGCGACGCACTCCGAGAGGCCACCATTGGGAAGCTGTACGGCTTCAACGTCGTGATGTCCCCCTTTATCAAGGGGGCACTGGCCTACACCGGTCACGCCTATGCCGTTGCCATTAAGGCCCCATCGGTTCCTATGGGCCTGGTCGGCAAGTCCGTGAAGGACGAGCACGGACAGAGCTACGCCATGACGTGGCACATGTCCTATAACCCGGACTCCGACAAGGAGCGGTCTGTCTGCAAGACCTTCATTGGCGTCACGGAGATTGACTCCGTGCGCTCGGTCGGCTTGAAGCTGAAGGCTTCCTAA
- a CDS encoding DUF397 domain-containing protein, with the protein MSRTDLYSLPIDGATFLKACGGNTHPDGESCATLAKIGPDAWALGDSKRPSAEPLRFTTAELDAAGIDPARFGLSA; encoded by the coding sequence ATGTCCCGAACCGATCTCTACAGCCTGCCCATCGACGGAGCCACGTTCCTCAAGGCGTGCGGGGGTAACACGCACCCGGACGGCGAGTCCTGCGCGACCCTCGCGAAGATCGGCCCCGATGCGTGGGCGCTGGGCGACAGCAAGCGGCCCAGCGCGGAGCCGCTGAGGTTCACCACCGCCGAACTGGACGCGGCCGGTATCGACCCGGCCCGCTTCGGCCTCTCGGCCTGA
- a CDS encoding helix-turn-helix domain-containing protein, which translates to MNNVDIGQALRELREASGKQAKVVARGAAMSPSKLSKIENGALAPSVIDAERILTALDVSGEMKARLVEIARQVATEATAWRIYRRSGLHKHQEEIRAIEASTTLLRLFQPSCVPGLLQTPEYVRGILKDWDLTEEALEKMVGARLKRHDVLHDEGRSFHFLITESVLRWEIIGARPMAMQLDKIISMSRFPNINIGVIPQRGAKPGLPTSAFVLFDTRLATIEVPHAEITTTEIPDIELYLNKFRKFERVAVTGDGMRDLVAGIRNDFLRQQETD; encoded by the coding sequence GTGAACAACGTTGACATCGGGCAGGCGCTGCGGGAACTACGAGAGGCCAGCGGGAAGCAGGCCAAAGTCGTGGCCCGTGGCGCTGCCATGTCACCAAGCAAACTCAGCAAGATTGAGAACGGGGCCCTTGCACCTAGCGTCATCGACGCAGAACGCATCCTGACGGCCTTGGACGTTTCCGGGGAGATGAAGGCCCGGCTCGTGGAGATTGCCCGGCAGGTAGCCACAGAAGCCACTGCGTGGCGTATCTACCGACGCTCGGGACTCCACAAGCACCAGGAAGAGATCAGGGCCATTGAGGCCAGCACCACGCTACTCAGGCTATTTCAGCCGTCTTGCGTTCCCGGGCTACTCCAGACCCCCGAATATGTGAGGGGAATCCTCAAAGACTGGGATCTTACCGAGGAAGCACTGGAGAAGATGGTCGGCGCTCGACTCAAGCGGCACGATGTGTTGCACGACGAGGGGCGAAGCTTCCATTTTCTGATTACCGAATCAGTGCTCCGCTGGGAGATCATCGGGGCGCGGCCGATGGCAATGCAGCTAGACAAGATCATCAGCATGTCGAGATTCCCTAACATCAACATCGGCGTGATCCCACAACGGGGAGCCAAGCCAGGATTGCCTACATCGGCATTCGTTCTTTTCGATACCCGGCTAGCCACCATCGAAGTCCCACACGCTGAGATCACCACCACCGAAATTCCAGATATCGAACTGTATTTGAACAAGTTCCGGAAATTCGAGCGAGTGGCTGTTACCGGCGACGGCATGCGGGACCTCGTGGCAGGCATTCGGAATGACTTCTTGAGGCAACAGGAAACGGACTAG
- a CDS encoding DUF6879 family protein, which produces MNISTDEFGKLFTTFEREAFRLETLDDYSGSSNPEMIRAFLAGDPQPAEYNQQWVDDVRAHTEAGKRIYRVHVVSRPLTDYLRFELGWGYVKNQTAGEEFFILDTTDQENPVSGVPDFWMFDESQVASMNYVENGKFLGAELQSDASEWHGIRDVAMRHSVPFSDWWAQHGE; this is translated from the coding sequence GTGAATATCTCAACGGATGAGTTCGGAAAACTCTTCACCACCTTCGAGCGGGAAGCGTTCCGGCTGGAAACGCTGGACGATTACAGCGGTTCATCCAACCCGGAAATGATCCGTGCTTTCCTCGCCGGTGACCCTCAGCCTGCCGAGTACAATCAGCAGTGGGTTGACGACGTGCGCGCACACACTGAAGCGGGCAAGCGGATCTATCGCGTCCACGTGGTCTCGCGACCGCTCACGGATTATCTCCGCTTCGAACTCGGATGGGGTTACGTCAAAAATCAGACGGCAGGGGAAGAGTTCTTCATTCTCGACACCACCGACCAGGAGAACCCGGTTTCCGGCGTACCGGATTTCTGGATGTTCGACGAATCTCAGGTCGCCTCGATGAACTACGTTGAGAATGGGAAGTTCCTCGGGGCTGAACTACAGTCCGACGCATCCGAATGGCACGGAATTCGGGATGTCGCGATGCGACATTCCGTGCCGTTCTCCGACTGGTGGGCACAGCACGGCGAGTGA
- a CDS encoding M50 family metallopeptidase, which translates to MDTGHITDVWDRVFGIQPDPPPWLVVVTAVVALAVITPYRAWRLSRNAITIAHEGGHGLVALLSGRRLSGIRLHSDTSGLTVSRGKPTGLGMILTAAAGYVTPSLLGLLGAWLLASGHITALLWGATALLAAMLLMIRNAYGVLTVVLAGAAFFLVSWLTAPEVQAAFAYAVVWFLLLGGVRPPFELQGKRRRGRAGDSDPDQLARLTRVPAAVWLGLFHVVTLCSLAGGGRWLLDV; encoded by the coding sequence ATGGACACCGGTCATATCACCGACGTATGGGACAGGGTTTTCGGCATCCAGCCCGACCCGCCGCCCTGGCTCGTCGTCGTCACGGCGGTGGTCGCGCTGGCCGTGATCACCCCGTACCGCGCCTGGCGGCTGTCCCGCAACGCCATCACCATCGCCCACGAGGGCGGGCACGGCCTGGTCGCGCTGCTCAGCGGGCGCCGGCTGTCCGGCATCCGGCTGCACTCCGACACCTCGGGGCTGACGGTCTCGCGCGGCAAGCCGACCGGCCTCGGCATGATCCTCACCGCCGCCGCGGGCTACGTCACACCGTCGCTGCTCGGGCTCCTCGGCGCCTGGCTGCTGGCCTCCGGGCACATCACGGCGCTGCTGTGGGGCGCCACCGCGCTGCTCGCCGCGATGCTGCTGATGATCCGCAACGCGTACGGCGTGCTGACCGTCGTGCTGGCCGGCGCCGCCTTCTTCCTCGTCTCCTGGCTGACCGCTCCGGAGGTGCAGGCGGCGTTCGCGTACGCGGTCGTCTGGTTCCTGCTGCTGGGCGGCGTACGGCCGCCCTTCGAGCTCCAGGGCAAGCGGCGCCGCGGCCGGGCCGGGGACTCCGACCCCGACCAGCTGGCCCGGCTCACCCGTGTACCGGCGGCCGTCTGGCTGGGCCTCTTCCACGTGGTGACGCTGTGCTCGCTGGCGGGCGGCGGGCGCTGGCTGCTGGACGTCTGA
- the aroA gene encoding 3-phosphoshikimate 1-carboxyvinyltransferase, whose amino-acid sequence MTESPVQSALWPAPVAAGAVDATVTVPGSKSVTNRGLVLAALSSEPGWLRRPLRSRDTLLMAEALRTMGVGIEETAPSSAASAAGADGGGGEAWRVIPAGLHGPATVDVGNAGTVMRFLPPVAALADGPIRFDGDPRSYERPLDGVINALRSLGARIDDDGRGALPMTVFGGGALEGGAVEIDASSSSQFVSALLLSAPRFNQGVEVRHVGAALPSMPHIRMTVDMLRSVGAQVDTPESGGEPNVWRVTPGALLGRDLIVEPDLSNAQPFLAAALVTGGRVTIPDWPERTTQPGDALREIFTDMGGSCELTEQGLTFTGSGRIHGIDVDLGEVGELTPGIAAVAALADSPSTLRGVAHLRLHETDRLAALTKEINELGGDVTETEDGLHIRPRALHGGIFHTYEDHRLATAAAVIGLAVPGVQVENVATTAKTLPDFPALWTGMLGEAAAPARRG is encoded by the coding sequence ATGACCGAGAGCCCCGTGCAATCCGCCCTCTGGCCCGCCCCCGTAGCTGCCGGGGCGGTCGACGCGACCGTCACCGTGCCCGGCTCCAAATCGGTCACCAACCGTGGCCTCGTCCTCGCCGCCCTGTCCTCCGAACCCGGCTGGCTGCGCCGTCCGCTGCGCTCCCGGGACACCCTGCTGATGGCCGAGGCGCTGCGCACGATGGGCGTCGGCATCGAGGAGACCGCCCCCTCCAGCGCCGCCTCGGCGGCCGGCGCGGACGGCGGTGGCGGCGAGGCCTGGCGGGTGATCCCCGCCGGACTGCACGGCCCGGCCACCGTCGACGTCGGCAACGCCGGCACGGTCATGCGCTTCCTCCCCCCGGTCGCGGCCCTCGCCGACGGCCCCATCCGCTTCGACGGCGACCCGCGCTCCTACGAGCGCCCGCTCGACGGCGTGATCAACGCGCTGCGCTCGCTCGGCGCCCGGATCGACGACGACGGCCGCGGCGCGCTGCCGATGACCGTGTTCGGCGGCGGCGCGCTGGAGGGCGGCGCCGTGGAGATCGACGCCTCCTCCTCGTCGCAGTTCGTCAGCGCGCTGCTGCTGTCGGCGCCGCGCTTCAACCAGGGCGTCGAGGTACGGCACGTCGGCGCGGCGCTGCCTTCGATGCCGCACATCCGGATGACCGTCGACATGCTGCGCAGCGTCGGCGCGCAGGTGGACACCCCCGAGTCGGGCGGTGAGCCGAACGTCTGGCGGGTCACCCCCGGCGCCCTGCTGGGCCGCGACCTGATCGTCGAGCCGGACCTGTCCAACGCCCAGCCGTTCCTCGCGGCGGCGCTGGTCACCGGCGGCCGGGTGACCATCCCCGACTGGCCCGAGCGCACCACCCAGCCCGGTGACGCGCTGCGCGAGATCTTCACCGACATGGGCGGTTCCTGCGAGCTGACCGAGCAGGGGCTGACCTTCACCGGCAGCGGCCGCATCCACGGCATCGACGTCGACCTGGGCGAGGTCGGCGAGCTGACCCCGGGCATCGCCGCGGTGGCCGCCCTCGCCGACTCCCCGTCCACCCTGCGCGGCGTCGCCCACCTGCGGCTCCACGAGACCGACCGGCTGGCGGCGCTCACCAAGGAGATCAACGAGCTGGGCGGCGACGTCACGGAGACCGAGGACGGCCTGCACATCCGGCCGCGCGCGCTGCACGGCGGCATCTTCCACACGTACGAGGACCACCGGCTGGCCACCGCCGCCGCGGTCATCGGGCTGGCCGTGCCGGGCGTACAGGTCGAGAACGTGGCGACCACCGCCAAGACGCTCCCCGACTTCCCCGCCCTGTGGACCGGGATGCTCGGCGAGGCGGCGGCCCCCGCCCGGAGAGGCTGA
- the rsgA gene encoding ribosome small subunit-dependent GTPase A, translating to MRRYGKNPDEDDVRVRPNRKGNRPRTNIRPKHEDASEGLVLTVDRGRITCLIEDRTVIAMKARELGRKSVVVGDRVAVVGDLSGAKDTLARIVRVEPRSSTLRRTADDDDPFERVVVANADQLAIVTALADPEPRPRLIDRCLVAAYDAGLDPLLVLTKSDLASPDSLLESYGTIGVPYVVTNRVELTDGTAAERVRERLRGHMTAFVGHSGVGKTTLVNALVPDRKRATGHVNAVTGRGRHTTTSALALPLPDDSGWVIDTPGVRSFGLHHVDPSRVVLAFPDLVPGTADCPRACSHDEPDCALDQWVADGHADPARLYSLRRLLATRERREGD from the coding sequence ATGCGCCGCTACGGCAAGAACCCCGACGAGGACGACGTCCGCGTCCGTCCCAACCGCAAGGGCAACCGCCCCCGTACGAACATCCGCCCCAAGCACGAGGACGCCAGCGAGGGCCTGGTCCTGACCGTCGACCGCGGCCGGATCACCTGCCTGATCGAGGACCGCACGGTCATCGCGATGAAGGCCCGCGAACTGGGCCGCAAGTCCGTCGTGGTCGGCGACCGGGTCGCGGTCGTCGGCGACCTGTCCGGCGCCAAGGACACCCTCGCGCGGATCGTCCGGGTCGAGCCGCGCAGTTCCACCCTGCGGCGCACGGCGGACGACGACGACCCGTTCGAGCGGGTGGTCGTCGCCAACGCCGACCAACTCGCGATCGTCACCGCGCTGGCCGACCCGGAGCCGCGGCCGCGGCTGATCGACCGCTGCCTGGTCGCCGCGTACGACGCCGGGCTCGACCCGCTGCTGGTCCTCACCAAGTCCGACCTGGCCTCCCCCGACTCGCTCCTGGAGTCGTACGGCACGATCGGCGTCCCGTACGTCGTCACCAACCGCGTCGAACTGACCGACGGCACCGCCGCCGAGCGGGTGCGCGAGCGGCTGCGCGGGCACATGACCGCCTTCGTGGGGCACTCCGGCGTCGGGAAGACCACCCTCGTCAACGCGCTGGTGCCGGACCGCAAGCGGGCCACCGGGCACGTCAACGCGGTGACCGGACGCGGCCGGCACACCACGACCTCCGCCCTCGCGCTCCCCCTGCCCGACGACTCGGGCTGGGTCATCGACACCCCGGGCGTGCGCTCCTTCGGCCTGCACCACGTGGACCCGTCCCGGGTCGTCCTCGCCTTCCCCGACCTGGTGCCCGGCACCGCCGACTGCCCGCGCGCGTGCAGCCACGACGAGCCCGACTGCGCCCTGGACCAGTGGGTCGCCGACGGCCACGCGGACCCGGCGCGCCTGTACTCGCTGCGCCGGCTGCTGGCCACCCGCGAGCGACGCGAAGGGGACTGA
- a CDS encoding DMT family transporter, with amino-acid sequence MAWLLVVVAGLLETGFAVCLKLSHGFTRLWPTIAFACFALGSFGLLTLSLKKLDVGPAYAVWTGIGAAGTAVYGMVFLGDITSVLKIVSISLVIIGVIGLQLSGSAH; translated from the coding sequence ATGGCGTGGCTGCTCGTCGTGGTGGCAGGGCTCCTGGAGACGGGGTTTGCGGTCTGCCTGAAGCTCTCCCACGGTTTCACCCGGCTCTGGCCCACCATCGCCTTCGCCTGCTTCGCGCTCGGCAGCTTCGGCCTGCTGACCCTCTCGCTGAAGAAGCTCGACGTCGGTCCGGCCTACGCGGTGTGGACCGGCATCGGCGCCGCCGGCACCGCCGTCTACGGCATGGTCTTCCTCGGCGACATCACCTCGGTCCTCAAGATCGTCTCGATCTCGCTGGTGATCATAGGGGTCATCGGGCTGCAGTTGTCGGGGTCGGCGCACTAG
- a CDS encoding TetR/AcrR family transcriptional regulator, whose product MPTARESLLDAAYAALAARPWAGVRMVDVAAEAGVSRQTLYNEFGSKEGLARALVRRETEGYLAGVTRALEEPGPAAGGGVEGRVVAAAAWTVRAARTNPLIRAALTGCWSERLPTPAGGVPDRRGVRSGGAGAHMDGPPPGPTELVGRFCDRAMAALEADWPKEDLPELGTACATAARLTLSYVVAPAEPEDLTRQLHTAFAHAAHRP is encoded by the coding sequence ATGCCTACAGCGCGTGAGTCCCTGCTGGACGCCGCCTACGCGGCGCTCGCGGCCAGGCCGTGGGCAGGCGTCCGGATGGTCGATGTCGCGGCCGAGGCCGGGGTGTCCCGGCAGACCCTCTACAACGAGTTCGGCAGCAAGGAAGGGCTGGCGCGGGCCCTGGTGCGCCGGGAGACGGAGGGCTATCTCGCCGGGGTGACCCGGGCCCTGGAGGAACCGGGGCCGGCGGCGGGCGGCGGCGTGGAAGGACGGGTCGTGGCGGCGGCCGCGTGGACCGTACGGGCCGCGCGGACCAATCCGCTGATACGGGCCGCGCTGACGGGCTGCTGGAGCGAGCGCCTGCCCACGCCGGCGGGTGGGGTGCCGGACCGGCGCGGGGTGCGCTCCGGGGGCGCGGGGGCGCACATGGACGGGCCGCCACCGGGCCCGACGGAGCTGGTGGGCCGCTTCTGCGACCGCGCGATGGCCGCGCTGGAGGCCGACTGGCCCAAGGAGGACCTCCCCGAACTGGGCACCGCCTGCGCGACGGCGGCCCGCCTCACCCTGTCGTACGTCGTGGCCCCCGCCGAACCGGAAGACCTGACCCGCCAGCTCCACACCGCGTTCGCGCACGCCGCGCACCGCCCGTGA
- the hisN gene encoding histidinol-phosphatase — protein MPDYHDDLRLGHVLADAADAATMERFKALDLKVETKPDMTPVSEADKAAEELIRGHLQRARPRDAVLGEEFGSEGSGPRRWIVDPIDGTKNYVRGVPVWATLIALMERGEGGDRPVVGVVSAPALNRRWWAAEGLGAYTGRSLTSASRLQVSQVGRVQDASFAYSSLTGWEEQGRLPGFLELSRDCWRTRGYGDFWPYMMVAEGSVDMCAEPELSLWDMAACAVVVQEAGGRFTGLDGVPGPHSGNAAASNGLLHEELLNYIGDGRR, from the coding sequence ATGCCCGACTATCACGATGACCTCCGCCTCGGCCACGTCCTGGCGGACGCCGCCGACGCCGCGACCATGGAGCGGTTCAAGGCACTCGACCTCAAGGTCGAGACCAAACCGGACATGACTCCGGTGAGCGAGGCCGACAAGGCGGCCGAGGAACTGATCCGTGGTCATCTGCAGCGCGCCCGCCCGCGGGACGCCGTTCTGGGCGAGGAGTTCGGCAGCGAGGGCTCCGGCCCGCGCCGCTGGATCGTCGACCCCATCGACGGTACGAAGAACTATGTGCGCGGGGTACCGGTCTGGGCCACGCTCATCGCCCTGATGGAGCGCGGCGAGGGCGGCGACCGGCCGGTGGTCGGCGTCGTCTCCGCGCCCGCGCTCAACCGCCGCTGGTGGGCGGCGGAGGGCCTGGGCGCGTACACGGGCCGCAGCCTGACCTCCGCGAGCCGCCTCCAGGTGTCGCAGGTGGGCCGCGTCCAGGACGCGTCGTTCGCGTACTCCTCGCTCACCGGCTGGGAGGAGCAGGGCCGCCTCCCGGGCTTCCTGGAGCTGTCCCGGGACTGCTGGCGCACCCGCGGCTACGGCGACTTCTGGCCGTACATGATGGTCGCCGAGGGCTCGGTGGACATGTGCGCGGAGCCGGAGCTGTCGCTGTGGGACATGGCGGCCTGCGCCGTCGTGGTGCAGGAGGCGGGCGGCCGGTTCACCGGGCTGGACGGCGTGCCGGGCCCCCACAGCGGCAACGCCGCGGCCTCGAACGGCCTGCTGCACGAGGAGCTGCTCAACTACATCGGTGACGGGCGCCGCTGA
- a CDS encoding CBS domain-containing protein yields MYVRNAMSTVVLTIGPAHTLRQAARLMSARRVGAAVVLDTDTSGLGILTERDILNSLGAGEDPDRETAQAHTTSDVVFAAPGWTLDEAACAMVHGGFRHLIVLDGPEPEPVGIVSVRDIIRCRTTVPEQRVGPERRAGRADAVPA; encoded by the coding sequence ATGTACGTGCGCAACGCCATGAGCACGGTGGTCCTCACCATCGGGCCCGCCCACACACTGCGCCAGGCGGCCCGTCTGATGTCGGCCCGCCGTGTCGGCGCGGCCGTCGTCCTCGACACCGACACCAGCGGGCTCGGCATCCTCACCGAGCGCGACATCCTCAACTCCCTGGGCGCGGGCGAGGACCCGGACCGGGAGACCGCGCAGGCCCATACGACCTCGGACGTGGTCTTCGCCGCGCCCGGGTGGACGCTCGACGAGGCCGCCTGCGCCATGGTGCACGGCGGCTTCCGCCACCTCATCGTGCTCGACGGCCCGGAGCCGGAGCCGGTGGGGATCGTGTCGGTCCGCGACATCATCCGGTGCCGCACCACGGTCCCGGAGCAGCGCGTGGGCCCGGAACGGCGCGCGGGGCGGGCCGACGCCGTACCGGCGTGA
- a CDS encoding catalase, whose amino-acid sequence MTQEAHVSVQSSTGPLTTEAGAPVADNQNSETAGVGGPGLIQDQLLIEKLAHFNRERIPERVVHARGAGAYGTFTATADMSRYTRAKFLSEAGKQTETFLRFSTVAGNLGSADAVRDPRGFALKFYTEEGNYDLVGNNTPVFFIKDAIKFPDFIHTQKRDPYTGSQEADNVWDFWGLSPESTHQVTWLFGDRGIPASYRHMDGFGSHTYQWNNEAGEVFWVKYHFKTDQGIKNLTAAEAAKLAGEDPDSHQRDLREAIERGEFPSWTVQVQIMPAAEAATYRFNPFDLTKVWPHADYPPIEIGKLELNRNPENIFAEVEQSIFSPHHFVPGIGPSPDKMLQGRLFAYADAHRYRVGINADHLPVNRPHATEARSHSRDGYLYDGRHGRAKNYEPNSFGGPVQTDRPLWQPIAVSGTTGEEPAPSHAEDNDFVQAGNLYRLMTEEEKERLIDNLAGFISKVSRDDIAQRAIENFRKADPDYGKRLEAAVQALRG is encoded by the coding sequence ATGACTCAGGAGGCGCACGTGTCGGTACAGAGCAGCACCGGACCGCTGACCACGGAGGCCGGGGCACCGGTCGCGGACAACCAGAACAGCGAGACGGCCGGCGTCGGCGGCCCCGGACTCATCCAGGACCAGCTCCTGATCGAGAAGCTCGCGCACTTCAACCGTGAGCGCATCCCGGAGCGCGTGGTGCACGCCCGCGGCGCCGGCGCGTACGGCACCTTCACGGCCACCGCCGACATGTCGCGCTACACCCGCGCCAAGTTCCTCTCCGAGGCCGGCAAGCAGACCGAGACCTTCCTGCGGTTCTCCACGGTCGCCGGCAACCTCGGCTCCGCCGACGCGGTGCGCGACCCGCGCGGTTTCGCGCTGAAGTTCTACACCGAAGAGGGCAACTACGACCTCGTCGGCAACAACACCCCGGTGTTCTTCATCAAGGACGCCATCAAGTTCCCCGACTTCATCCACACCCAGAAGCGCGACCCCTACACCGGCTCCCAGGAGGCGGACAACGTCTGGGACTTCTGGGGCCTGTCGCCCGAGTCCACCCACCAGGTGACCTGGCTGTTCGGCGACCGCGGCATCCCGGCCTCGTACCGCCACATGGACGGCTTCGGCTCGCACACCTACCAGTGGAACAACGAGGCCGGCGAGGTCTTCTGGGTCAAGTACCACTTCAAGACCGACCAGGGCATCAAGAACCTCACCGCGGCCGAGGCCGCCAAGCTCGCCGGTGAGGACCCGGACAGCCACCAGCGCGACCTGCGCGAGGCGATCGAGCGCGGCGAGTTCCCGAGCTGGACCGTCCAGGTGCAGATCATGCCGGCCGCCGAGGCGGCGACGTACCGCTTCAACCCGTTCGACCTGACCAAGGTCTGGCCGCACGCGGACTACCCGCCGATCGAGATCGGCAAGCTGGAGCTCAACCGCAACCCGGAGAACATCTTCGCCGAGGTCGAGCAGTCGATCTTCTCCCCGCACCACTTCGTGCCGGGCATCGGCCCCTCGCCCGACAAGATGCTCCAGGGCCGGCTGTTCGCGTACGCCGACGCCCACCGGTACCGCGTCGGCATCAACGCCGACCACCTGCCGGTCAACCGCCCGCACGCCACCGAGGCCCGCTCGCACAGCCGCGACGGCTACCTCTACGACGGCCGCCACGGCCGCGCGAAGAACTACGAGCCGAACAGCTTCGGCGGCCCGGTGCAGACCGACCGCCCGCTGTGGCAGCCGATCGCGGTGTCCGGGACGACCGGCGAGGAGCCCGCGCCCTCGCACGCCGAGGACAACGACTTCGTGCAGGCCGGCAACCTGTACCGCCTGATGACGGAAGAGGAGAAGGAGCGCCTGATCGACAATCTGGCGGGCTTCATCTCGAAGGTCTCGCGCGACGACATCGCCCAGCGCGCGATCGAGAACTTCCGCAAGGCGGACCCCGACTACGGCAAGCGGCTGGAGGCCGCGGTCCAGGCCCTGCGCGGCTGA
- a CDS encoding Fur family transcriptional regulator: MSDLLERLRERGWRLTAQRRVVAEVLDGDHVHYTADEVHAKATERLPEISRATVYNTLGELVSLGEVLEVSTDGRAKRYDPNAHHDHQHLVCSRCGTIRDVHLDSDPLAALPVPERFGFQVSEVSVTYRGICPNCHSHS; the protein is encoded by the coding sequence ATGAGTGACCTGCTGGAACGGCTCCGGGAACGCGGCTGGCGGCTGACCGCGCAGCGACGCGTCGTCGCCGAGGTCCTCGACGGGGACCACGTCCACTACACCGCCGACGAGGTGCACGCGAAGGCGACCGAGCGCCTGCCGGAGATCTCGCGCGCGACCGTCTACAACACGCTGGGCGAGCTGGTCTCGCTCGGCGAGGTGCTGGAGGTCAGCACGGACGGCCGCGCCAAGCGGTACGACCCCAACGCCCACCACGACCACCAGCACCTGGTGTGCTCGCGGTGCGGGACGATAAGGGACGTGCACCTGGACAGCGACCCGCTCGCCGCGCTCCCGGTGCCGGAACGCTTCGGCTTCCAGGTCTCCGAGGTGTCGGTGACCTACCGCGGCATCTGCCCGAACTGCCACTCGCACAGCTGA